One window from the genome of Bradyrhizobium xenonodulans encodes:
- a CDS encoding ATP-binding protein gives MLENEPDTGTEGGLKRWLEGIGLGHYTDLFAQHRLDLDVMGDLTESDLVELGLPLGDRKRLQRAMTALFQAETVQKPEAAPRPQDRAEVGAERRQLTTMFCDMVDSTSLSVQFDPEDVRDMIASFRETCVRVVKHYEGFAARFVGDGILVYFGYPTAHEDDAERAVRAGLEIVRVLSTARAIEPRGALSHAPAVRIGIATGLVVVGDLVGQGTEERDSAVGETVNLAARLQGLAPPNGVVISASTQSLLKGKFDYRNLGVHALKGISDKAQAWHVMRASRVETRFAAAMGTRLTPLVNREEEIALLMGRWQQAKDGDGQVVVKFGEPGIGKSRIIQEIFERISGDRHGQISFQCSPYYTSTAFYPFSEQLKFSLGLDREDPSAMSLAGLEAAIAAAHGDIEQVAPLFAALLSIPTGDRYPPLDLSPQQQKDATVAALVNHLLGLAREMPLVIALEDLHWIDPTSREVIDLLVDRVQNRPILTIITARSEFQPSWDAHSHITTLVLNRLSRQLRATLVERVAGRELPKEVVEEIIVKTDGVPLFLEELTKTVLESNLLTERHGRYVLSGPWRQLAIPATLTDSLMARLDRMGPFKRIAQIGATIGREFSYETLRAVANTPAEQIEAALNHLEEAGLIMRRGHPPDALYSFKHVMIQNAAHASLLHSERRKLHSRIAQVLAEMYPEKTEREPELLAHHLTESGQSEGAASFWLKAGKQAAKSGANLEAIGHLRRGLSVVQANARMQGADEMELELRIALGNALIAARGYAVQEVEENYIRALELGQQLDDDEKIFAATRGLWVCHFIRADLTRAHDLSVELLKFAKRERLNERTQPAQQTGYLIEAHRAIAMTMLYRGRFAASHHHLHRCINLYSPDLHFELMERHGIEPGVVSLSYLGYLLWFLGRPDAARQHSEQAIANAEKVRHPFTLAFALVFGAYLCQHLRDVEGTRDYANRAMIIATEHNFLHWKQQAAILRGWALAQLGEADEGLSQMRFGLDEYEAMDSWLAGCWFRCLLAEAYTKVGMRDAALRALDGALATARRTGDHSYLAEVYRLQGEITLLDGEPASVQEAEDLFALSLETARKQGALSWELRTAVSLARLSQQAGKREHASLLLVPIVGKFSEGFYTPDLKQAMQLVNELGADALVREPADPVR, from the coding sequence CAGAGGCGGCGCCCCGCCCGCAAGACCGGGCGGAAGTTGGCGCCGAGCGGCGTCAGCTCACCACCATGTTCTGCGACATGGTGGATTCCACCTCGCTCTCGGTGCAGTTCGATCCGGAAGACGTACGCGACATGATCGCGAGTTTTCGCGAAACCTGCGTCCGGGTGGTGAAGCATTATGAAGGCTTTGCCGCACGTTTCGTCGGCGACGGTATCCTGGTCTATTTCGGCTATCCGACCGCGCATGAGGACGATGCCGAGCGCGCGGTGCGCGCCGGGCTCGAGATCGTGCGGGTGTTGTCGACGGCGCGCGCAATCGAGCCGCGCGGCGCGCTCAGCCACGCGCCCGCCGTCCGCATCGGCATCGCAACCGGTCTCGTCGTGGTCGGCGACCTCGTCGGACAGGGCACCGAGGAGCGCGACTCCGCGGTCGGAGAAACCGTCAATCTCGCCGCACGCCTGCAAGGCCTCGCGCCGCCCAACGGCGTCGTGATCTCGGCATCGACGCAGTCGCTGTTGAAGGGAAAGTTTGATTACCGCAATCTCGGCGTCCATGCGCTGAAGGGCATCTCGGACAAGGCGCAGGCCTGGCACGTGATGCGGGCCTCCCGGGTGGAGACCCGCTTCGCCGCCGCGATGGGCACGCGGCTGACGCCGCTCGTCAATCGCGAGGAGGAGATCGCGCTGCTGATGGGGCGCTGGCAGCAGGCCAAGGACGGCGACGGCCAGGTCGTGGTCAAGTTCGGCGAACCCGGCATCGGCAAGTCGCGCATCATCCAGGAGATTTTCGAGCGGATTTCCGGCGACCGGCACGGGCAGATCTCGTTCCAGTGTTCGCCCTATTACACCTCCACGGCGTTCTACCCGTTCTCCGAGCAGCTCAAATTCTCGCTCGGTCTCGACCGCGAGGATCCGTCCGCGATGTCATTGGCCGGCCTGGAGGCCGCGATTGCCGCAGCCCATGGCGACATCGAGCAGGTTGCGCCGCTGTTTGCCGCGCTGCTGTCGATCCCGACCGGAGATCGCTATCCGCCGCTCGACCTGTCGCCGCAGCAGCAGAAGGATGCGACCGTCGCGGCGCTGGTCAATCACCTGCTCGGCCTCGCGCGCGAAATGCCGCTGGTGATCGCGCTCGAGGATCTGCACTGGATCGATCCGACCTCCCGCGAGGTGATCGACCTCCTGGTCGACCGGGTGCAGAACCGGCCGATCCTGACCATCATCACCGCGCGCTCCGAATTCCAGCCGAGCTGGGATGCGCATTCGCACATCACGACGCTGGTGCTGAACCGCCTGAGCCGCCAATTGCGCGCGACGCTGGTCGAGCGCGTTGCGGGCCGCGAGCTTCCCAAGGAGGTGGTCGAGGAGATCATCGTCAAGACCGATGGTGTGCCGCTGTTCCTCGAGGAGCTGACCAAGACGGTTCTGGAATCCAACCTCCTCACCGAGCGGCACGGCCGCTACGTGCTTTCCGGCCCGTGGCGGCAACTCGCGATCCCGGCGACCCTGACGGATTCGCTGATGGCGCGGCTGGACCGGATGGGGCCGTTCAAGCGGATCGCGCAGATCGGCGCCACAATAGGCCGCGAGTTTTCCTACGAGACGCTGCGCGCGGTCGCCAACACGCCGGCAGAGCAGATCGAGGCCGCGCTCAATCATCTGGAGGAGGCGGGACTGATCATGCGCCGCGGCCATCCGCCCGACGCGCTCTATTCCTTCAAGCACGTGATGATCCAGAATGCCGCGCATGCGAGCCTCTTGCACAGCGAGCGGCGCAAGCTGCATTCCCGGATCGCCCAGGTGCTCGCCGAGATGTATCCGGAGAAGACCGAGCGCGAGCCGGAGCTGCTCGCCCATCATCTGACTGAATCCGGTCAGAGCGAGGGTGCCGCCAGCTTCTGGCTCAAGGCCGGCAAGCAGGCGGCCAAGAGCGGCGCCAATCTGGAGGCGATCGGCCATCTGCGTCGCGGCCTCAGCGTCGTGCAGGCCAATGCGCGCATGCAAGGAGCGGACGAGATGGAGCTCGAGCTGCGCATCGCGCTCGGCAACGCACTGATCGCCGCCAGAGGCTATGCGGTGCAGGAGGTCGAGGAGAACTACATTCGCGCGCTCGAACTCGGCCAGCAGCTCGACGACGACGAAAAGATCTTTGCCGCCACCCGCGGGCTCTGGGTCTGCCATTTCATCCGCGCCGATCTCACCCGCGCTCACGATCTCAGCGTCGAGCTGCTCAAGTTCGCCAAGCGCGAGCGGCTGAACGAGCGGACGCAGCCGGCGCAGCAGACCGGCTATCTGATCGAGGCGCACCGCGCGATCGCGATGACCATGCTCTATCGCGGCCGTTTTGCGGCGTCCCACCATCACCTGCATCGCTGCATCAATCTCTACAGTCCGGATCTGCATTTTGAACTGATGGAGCGGCACGGCATCGAGCCCGGCGTCGTCTCGCTGTCCTATCTCGGCTACCTCCTGTGGTTCCTTGGCCGGCCCGACGCGGCGCGACAGCACAGCGAGCAGGCGATCGCTAACGCGGAGAAGGTCCGCCATCCCTTCACGCTCGCCTTTGCGCTGGTGTTCGGCGCCTATCTCTGCCAGCACCTGCGCGACGTCGAGGGTACGCGTGACTACGCCAACCGCGCCATGATCATCGCCACCGAGCACAATTTCCTGCATTGGAAGCAGCAGGCGGCGATCCTGCGCGGCTGGGCGCTGGCTCAGCTCGGCGAGGCGGACGAGGGCCTCAGCCAGATGCGCTTCGGCCTCGACGAATACGAGGCGATGGATTCCTGGCTTGCCGGCTGCTGGTTCCGCTGCCTGCTGGCGGAGGCCTACACCAAGGTCGGGATGCGCGATGCCGCGTTGCGCGCGCTGGACGGCGCGCTCGCGACTGCGAGACGCACAGGCGACCACTCTTACCTCGCAGAGGTCTATCGCCTGCAAGGCGAAATCACGCTGTTGGACGGCGAACCTGCGTCGGTGCAGGAGGCCGAGGACTTGTTCGCGCTGTCGTTGGAGACTGCGCGCAAGCAGGGCGCGCTGTCCTGGGAGCTTCGCACCGCGGTCAGCCTCGCGCGTCTGTCGCAGCAAGCCGGCAAGCGCGAGCATGCCAGTCTCCTGCTCGTGCCGATCGTCGGCAAGTTCAGCGAAGGTTTTTACACGCCGGACCTGAAACAGGCGATGCAGCTCGTCAACGAGCTCGGTGCGGACGCACTCGTTCGCGAACCGGCCGATCCCGTGCGATGA